The proteins below are encoded in one region of Serratia symbiotica:
- a CDS encoding DNA cytosine methyltransferase has product MSAWIAQAINERIQRDIERANTHLKYTRQSERCFYEFFAGGGMARAGLGAQWDCLFANDFSPMKGHAYRSNWSGGTDLLVEDINNITSAQLPAQADLVWASFPCQDLSLAGVYKGIGSEDDHNQTRSGTFWPFWRLMRNLMDERRAPQIIVLENVYGIMTSNKGKDFTSIGAVLSDAGYRFGAMVIDAQHFVPQSRSRVFIVAVHPSAKVPQHLISPTPISQWHPERMVTAFNGLSKKAQQSWLWWNLPLPEERLTTFSDIIDENPEGVKWDSAEKTRQLLAMMTPVNLLKVQSAQKSGKRIVGGLYKRTRMNDNGEKVQRAEVRFDGIAGCLRTPAGGSSRQSILVVEGDKISSRLLSPREAARLMGLPDTYKLPHNYNDAYHIAGDGVVVPVVRHLARFIFEPVLSESYHAVSAQKKVA; this is encoded by the coding sequence ATGAGCGCGTGGATTGCTCAGGCAATCAACGAAAGAATTCAGCGTGACATTGAGCGTGCAAATACCCACCTGAAATACACCAGGCAGTCAGAGCGGTGTTTTTATGAGTTTTTTGCCGGTGGCGGGATGGCCCGCGCCGGATTGGGTGCTCAGTGGGATTGCCTTTTTGCTAACGATTTCAGCCCAATGAAAGGCCATGCTTACAGGAGTAATTGGAGCGGTGGCACAGATTTGCTGGTCGAAGATATAAATAACATCACTAGCGCACAACTCCCCGCACAGGCAGACCTGGTATGGGCATCCTTCCCTTGCCAGGATCTGTCTTTGGCTGGCGTTTATAAAGGGATCGGCAGCGAAGATGACCATAATCAGACCCGTTCTGGTACATTCTGGCCATTCTGGCGACTTATGCGGAATCTTATGGATGAAAGGCGAGCCCCTCAGATTATCGTGCTCGAAAATGTCTATGGCATCATGACGTCAAATAAAGGGAAGGATTTTACCTCTATCGGGGCCGTTCTATCCGATGCAGGCTACCGTTTTGGTGCAATGGTCATAGATGCCCAGCACTTCGTGCCGCAATCGCGTTCCCGTGTTTTTATTGTGGCCGTACACCCTTCAGCAAAAGTACCTCAGCATCTCATTTCCCCGACTCCTATCAGTCAGTGGCATCCAGAACGAATGGTCACCGCTTTTAATGGGCTGTCAAAAAAAGCGCAGCAATCATGGCTATGGTGGAATTTACCTCTACCTGAAGAGCGATTGACGACGTTTAGTGACATCATTGATGAGAATCCAGAGGGTGTAAAATGGGACAGCGCAGAAAAAACCAGGCAATTACTGGCAATGATGACCCCTGTTAACCTTCTTAAAGTTCAGTCAGCCCAGAAATCTGGAAAACGTATTGTCGGAGGACTCTACAAGCGTACCCGGATGAATGATAACGGCGAAAAAGTCCAGCGGGCAGAGGTCCGATTCGATGGCATTGCGGGGTGTTTGCGTACCCCGGCAGGGGGTTCCAGCCGTCAAAGTATCCTGGTCGTTGAAGGCGATAAGATAAGTTCACGTCTCCTATCCCCAAGAGAAGCCGCTCGCCTGATGGGGCTACCCGATACTTACAAGCTTCCTCATAATTATAATGATGCCTATCATATCGCTGGCGATGGTGTCGTTGTGCCGGTGGTCCGTCATCTTGCCAGATTCATTTTTGAACCTGTCCTTTCTGAGTCGTACCATGCTGTATCTGCTCAGAAAAAGGTTGCGTAA
- a CDS encoding TIGR03757 family integrating conjugative element protein: MKLPVCCLAALFLSSGTIAGTVIYTDSTHLVVGDIGPDVTVVELDAPDRLQAQLFGELPADPAQAEQQARAVIASPVFQQRLQQLVGKYAGVTRAWSLGLEKYPAVVFDDKWVVYGTTDVAVATHQLNAWKEKAR, encoded by the coding sequence ATGAAATTACCCGTCTGCTGCCTGGCAGCACTGTTCCTTTCTTCCGGCACCATTGCCGGCACCGTTATTTATACCGACAGTACGCACCTGGTCGTCGGTGACATCGGTCCCGACGTCACCGTTGTGGAGCTTGATGCCCCCGACCGTCTGCAGGCGCAGCTGTTTGGCGAACTGCCCGCTGACCCTGCGCAGGCAGAGCAGCAAGCGCGGGCGGTGATAGCTTCGCCTGTCTTTCAGCAGCGCCTGCAGCAACTTGTCGGGAAGTATGCTGGTGTCACCCGTGCCTGGTCTCTGGGGTTGGAGAAATATCCTGCCGTGGTGTTTGACGACAAGTGGGTAGTCTACGGCACCACCGACGTTGCCGTGGCCACGCATCAGTTGAATGCCTGGAAGGAGAAAGCCCGATGA
- a CDS encoding TIGR03756 family integrating conjugative element protein, with amino-acid sequence MSMTLFRPRRLALATLIACTGTLASVNTASLLASAASPDCISWRVSGICYWLFCTPFGCSVKTSVKVTHFIPQAVVSAYLSPGENPWTEMSAASATADGMESALLGGAAGVETGGGRQEMKAPGMRRQNLHFYYGDAYGHPATKIIGGMFPGYSCDSAATPFMPYFASALDALAWRTGMPESLYPEALIPGSREIVSTLSGNMWGNVYPRSGFVTQTDSYKSAAVVVQRVADIITRQGQLHVYGPLTGQRSPGYWPPEPVQENTGTKNHKWQRLSPQLSQRCAVFPDSGGLVAQNGNYAWALWQPYSCCKRHGQTFLYSIDFSEAHKP; translated from the coding sequence ATGAGCATGACTCTCTTTCGCCCGCGTCGGCTGGCGCTGGCCACGCTAATCGCCTGCACCGGCACCCTGGCCAGCGTCAATACTGCCAGCCTGCTCGCCAGTGCCGCCAGCCCGGATTGCATCAGCTGGCGAGTCAGCGGCATCTGTTACTGGCTGTTCTGCACGCCGTTTGGTTGCTCGGTCAAAACATCCGTCAAGGTCACGCATTTTATTCCGCAAGCTGTTGTCTCCGCCTATCTCAGTCCGGGAGAAAATCCCTGGACGGAAATGTCAGCAGCCAGCGCGACGGCTGACGGCATGGAAAGTGCGCTTCTTGGGGGAGCGGCAGGCGTGGAAACCGGTGGTGGTCGCCAGGAGATGAAAGCGCCCGGTATGCGCAGGCAGAATCTGCATTTTTACTATGGTGATGCGTATGGCCATCCGGCGACAAAGATTATCGGCGGAATGTTTCCCGGCTATTCCTGCGACAGCGCCGCCACGCCCTTTATGCCGTATTTCGCCAGCGCCCTTGACGCACTCGCCTGGCGTACCGGTATGCCGGAGTCGCTTTATCCGGAAGCGCTTATACCTGGCAGCCGCGAAATCGTCAGCACGCTGTCCGGCAATATGTGGGGCAACGTGTATCCCCGCAGCGGCTTTGTTACACAGACCGACAGCTATAAGTCAGCGGCGGTTGTGGTGCAGCGGGTGGCAGACATCATCACTCGCCAGGGGCAACTACATGTTTACGGCCCACTGACCGGCCAGCGTTCTCCGGGCTACTGGCCACCTGAACCCGTACAGGAAAACACCGGCACTAAGAACCACAAGTGGCAGCGCCTTTCGCCGCAGCTGTCACAGCGTTGTGCGGTCTTTCCTGATAGCGGTGGCCTTGTTGCGCAAAACGGTAACTATGCCTGGGCGCTCTGGCAGCCATACAGCTGCTGCAAACGCCACGGCCAAACATTCCTTTACAGCATCGATTTTTCTGAGGCTCATAAACCATGA
- a CDS encoding integrating conjugative element protein — MTQRNTLRRSFAALALFTVASVSALAADTAHSSSGASVNGAINDGLFYSIGGGSVISPPPSRSNMSRLGLNGGWSSDLMCGNFDLKTTVGNQLNGITSGFKDLMGNVIQGATGAVMSMPAMAIQRANPGLYEMLTNGVLQAGINFDKAQLNCQNMSKRLADYTLGSKWQQAAVSEEYKDIVATSGGDAVSSDQKLQKVTGEEGVTWVGGQKRGGKGQHAIQPTRDLAKAGYNMMNSLPVTSNSRVGSASCNGTVCQRYKSSDEAAAAVVKVLGDRSIRTCRETRECGSGGTENQPGSTVAGTGFSPVLEGATKTNLEQLGKLVDGQLPPTADNLAALKTGSLVVTRGVIHSLHDDPDKAALVQRLASELAMADTVETALTMRRMLTTGESEPNAAEQSEAIAEGDRRIDALDRELNALRNEMELRKSISNNSLLTALERQGTRNQDNQLQQKAGNQDQGFSQMSQTPSSGEN, encoded by the coding sequence ATGACACAGCGAAACACTCTGCGCCGGTCCTTTGCAGCGCTTGCCTTGTTCACCGTGGCATCAGTGTCGGCACTGGCTGCCGACACTGCGCACTCTTCGTCCGGCGCGTCGGTCAATGGTGCCATTAATGACGGTCTTTTCTATTCCATTGGTGGCGGCTCGGTGATTTCACCGCCGCCGAGCCGCAGCAACATGTCGCGCCTAGGGCTGAACGGCGGCTGGAGCAGTGACCTGATGTGCGGCAACTTCGACCTGAAAACTACCGTGGGCAACCAGCTTAACGGCATCACCAGCGGTTTCAAGGACCTGATGGGCAATGTCATTCAAGGGGCCACCGGCGCGGTGATGAGCATGCCAGCGATGGCTATCCAACGCGCCAACCCTGGGTTGTATGAAATGCTCACCAACGGTGTGCTGCAGGCGGGCATTAACTTTGACAAGGCACAGCTCAACTGCCAGAACATGTCGAAAAGGCTGGCCGACTACACCCTTGGCAGCAAGTGGCAGCAGGCGGCGGTATCGGAAGAGTATAAGGATATCGTAGCCACCAGTGGCGGTGATGCCGTTTCCAGCGACCAGAAGCTGCAAAAAGTCACTGGCGAGGAAGGCGTCACCTGGGTAGGGGGCCAGAAGCGTGGGGGCAAAGGTCAACATGCCATTCAGCCGACCCGGGACCTGGCGAAAGCCGGTTATAACATGATGAACAGCCTGCCCGTAACCAGCAACAGCCGCGTGGGCTCTGCCAGTTGCAACGGCACCGTCTGCCAGCGCTATAAGTCGTCCGATGAAGCCGCTGCGGCCGTGGTGAAAGTGTTGGGTGACCGCTCTATCCGTACCTGCCGGGAAACCCGCGAATGTGGCAGTGGCGGGACTGAAAACCAGCCGGGTAGCACGGTTGCCGGCACCGGCTTCTCACCGGTACTGGAAGGTGCGACCAAAACCAACCTGGAGCAGCTTGGTAAACTGGTCGATGGCCAGTTGCCGCCCACCGCAGATAATCTGGCCGCACTCAAAACAGGTAGCCTGGTGGTGACGCGTGGCGTCATTCATTCGCTACACGATGATCCGGATAAAGCGGCGCTGGTTCAGCGTCTTGCCAGCGAACTCGCCATGGCCGATACCGTGGAGACCGCGTTGACCATGCGCCGCATGCTCACTACCGGTGAATCCGAACCCAACGCCGCCGAACAGTCGGAGGCGATAGCCGAGGGGGATCGCCGCATTGATGCACTTGACCGTGAACTGAACGCTCTGCGTAACGAGATGGAACTGCGCAAGTCCATCAGCAATAACAGCCTGCTCACTGCGCTGGAGCGGCAGGGTACCCGTAATCAGGATAACCAGTTGCAGCAGAAAGCCGGTAATCAGGACCAGGGCTTCAGCCAGATGAGCCAGACGCCGTCATCCGGAGAAAATTGA